From a single Apium graveolens cultivar Ventura chromosome 2, ASM990537v1, whole genome shotgun sequence genomic region:
- the LOC141693317 gene encoding uncharacterized protein LOC141693317 has translation MGVENFLIYAEENSEDRNKIPCPCGRCANFKKFSIKTIRGHIYDNGFCLGYVHWVWHGETASTGPKSSSASCPPEEQAPDPPPEQASDEASEQDQEHVAASETVDVCEAAYNSSQYDNDSYQFRRFVADAEQPLYEGSDCTKLESMLKLHNWKSRFGITDSAFTDLLSSVGSLLPKDNVLPSNAYEAKKTLSNLGLEYIKFHSCPNDCVLYRGVHADATKCPKCRLSRWKLTKKGEERINLPAKVMWYFPIIPRFKRMFKSPSTAKLMCWHAQQRTQDG, from the coding sequence ATGGGGGTGGAAAACTTCTTGATATATGCTGAAGAAAATTCTGAAGATCGTAACAAAATTCCTTGCCCTTGTGGACGATGcgccaattttaaaaaattctctaTAAAAACAATCAGGGGCCATATCTATGACAATGGATTTTGTCTAGGTTATGTGCATTGGGTTTGGCACGGGGAGACTGCTTCTACGGGTCCTAAATCTTCAAGTGCTAGTTGTCCACCTGAAGAGCAAGCTCCAGACCCACCTCCTGAGCAAGCCTCTGATGAAGCGTCAGAGCAAGATCAGGAGCATGTCGCTGCTTCGGAAACTGTTGATGTTTGTGAAGCGGCATATAACTCGAGTCAATATGATAATGATTCATATCAGTTTAGGAGGTTCGTAGCCGATGCTGAGCAACCTCTATATGAGGGTAGTGACTGTACTAAGTTAGAGTCGATGTTGAAGTTGCATAACTGGAAATCTAGGTTTGGTATTACCGATAGTGCCTTCACTGACCTCCTTTCTTCTGTTGGGTCTCTACTTCCCAAAGATAATGTGTTACCCAGTAATGCATATGAAGCAAAAAAAACCCTCTCCAATTTAGGTCTAGAGTATATAAAGTTCCATTCATGTCCGAATGACTGTGTACTGTACAGGGGTGTACATGCTGATGCAACCAAGTGTCCTAAGTGTCGACTTTCTCGGTGGAAGTTGACAAAGAAAGGTGAAGAGAGGATTAATCTTCCAGCCAAAGTCATGTGGTATTTTCCAATAATTCCTAGATTTAAACGTATGTTTAAATCTCCTTCCACCGCTAAACTAATGTGTTGGCATGCGCAACAGCGGACACAAGATGGTTAA